In a genomic window of bacterium:
- a CDS encoding two-component system response regulator, with protein sequence MLTEFDNARFLLVDDEEHNVRLLERILERAGYRNYKSTTDPRDALPIFLEFEPDIVLLDLHMPHIDGFTLLEDLRHRTPGGVHVPILVLTGDVSADVRRRALASGAKDFLSKPFDVAEVLLRIKNLLETRFLQLQLLRQNELLEQRVRERTRELESARIEILERLARAAEYRDDDTGQHTQRVGRISALVARALGLPQEQVDLIRRAAPLHDVGKIGIPDSILLHPGRLGEREFEVMRTHTYIGARILSGSRFPLLDVASTIALTHHERWDGTGYPKGLKGEAIPIVGRIVAVADVFDALTHDRPYKPAWPVEQALAEIEHQAGYQFDPQVVEAFLDSLRRMGFIGSSNPASAFEIAAAG encoded by the coding sequence ATGCTGACGGAATTCGACAACGCCCGCTTCCTGCTGGTCGACGACGAGGAGCACAACGTCCGGCTGCTCGAGCGGATCCTCGAGCGTGCTGGCTACAGGAACTACAAGAGCACGACGGATCCTCGCGACGCGCTGCCGATCTTCCTCGAGTTCGAGCCGGACATCGTGCTGCTCGACCTCCACATGCCGCACATCGACGGCTTCACGCTGCTGGAGGACCTGAGGCACCGGACGCCGGGCGGCGTGCACGTTCCGATCCTGGTGTTGACGGGTGATGTCAGCGCGGACGTGCGGCGGCGTGCGCTGGCCAGCGGGGCGAAGGACTTCCTGAGCAAGCCGTTCGACGTGGCGGAGGTGCTACTGCGCATCAAGAACCTGCTCGAGACGCGCTTCCTCCAGCTCCAGCTCCTCCGTCAGAACGAGCTGCTCGAGCAGCGTGTGCGTGAGCGGACGCGGGAGCTGGAGAGCGCGCGGATCGAGATCCTGGAGAGGCTCGCGCGGGCGGCGGAGTACCGCGATGACGACACGGGCCAGCACACGCAGCGCGTGGGTCGGATCTCGGCGCTCGTTGCGCGGGCGCTGGGGCTGCCCCAGGAGCAGGTGGACCTGATCCGCCGTGCGGCGCCGCTGCACGACGTCGGCAAGATCGGGATCCCGGACTCGATCCTGCTGCATCCGGGGCGGCTGGGTGAGCGTGAGTTCGAGGTGATGCGCACGCACACGTACATCGGCGCGCGCATCCTTTCGGGCAGCCGGTTCCCGCTGCTCGACGTGGCCTCCACGATCGCGCTGACGCACCACGAGCGGTGGGATGGGACCGGATACCCGAAGGGGTTGAAGGGTGAGGCGATCCCGATCGTGGGGCGGATCGTCGCGGTGGCGGATGTGTTCGACGCGCTGACGCACGACCGGCCGTACAAGCCCGCGTGGCCGGTGGAACAGGCGCTGGCGGAGATCGAGCACCAGGCCGGCTACCAGTTCGACCCGCAGGTGGTGGAAGCGTTCCTGGACAGTCTGCGGCGCATGGGGTTCATCGGCTCCTCGAATCCGGCCAGCGCTTTCGAGATCGCGGCCGCGGGATAG